Part of the Trypanosoma brucei gambiense DAL972 chromosome 8, complete sequence genome, GAGAGAAAGAAGGCTTGCAACCTTTGCCCACGGTCGTCTCCAAATCAAATAATCCTTTTCCACAgatgctttcttttcctcttcctcctgttGCTCTCACAGCTTCTTCGACAACAATGCAGAAAAAAGACTTCTGTCTTTTCCTAGTCCTTTACtctgtttgtctgtttgtttgtttgtttttttaattttttctttacaatttgtttttttttttgtgtgtgtgtgtgtggtttttCTTGGCTTCCTTCAAAAATGATGATTTTCTgttctgtatttttttttagttttttttttctctttaagCAGTACCTTCTTCTCAATTCGCTTCCCTTCTTTATCGCTCGTTTatctgttgcttttttttcttgataatCTACAAGAATTTAAATGCAAGTTGGAGAatattttacaaaaaaaaaggtcgaAATGAGGAGTAGCGGGGATGTTATCAATGCATTTTGTATCTCGAAGCGTAAGAACAGCTGGCAAAACAGATGGAGCTGCCAAATGGGGGAAGTAAACCTATtcaagaaataaacaaacactaCTGAATATAATTGCGAAACCGTTTGTAAAGATCAGGCATATGGaagtcgaaaaaaaaaaacactcggAAACCATGAAAGTTAAAAAGAGCGAGGGAATGTTTTTCAGTCAGAaccgcaaaacaaaacaaaacaacaattccACTCGTCTCTACTCCCCATCATTGAAAGGTGGTGCACCAGCTTCAGTAATAGCATACATACGTGCAAGTGAGTTATAACCCATTACGTCTCCTGCGCGTAGCAAATTTCCTGCGTCGCAGTTGAAGGGGCTTCTGGCGTCAGGTTCCGTTAGCAAACTAATGATTGCACGACAAACACTTGAAATAGTCCACGCAGGAGACCACCGACTTTTCAAAATATCAAGGCACACAGCGCCCGTATCGAAGTTAACATTAGGATGAAAAACTTTCGTCACAAACCACGCAACGGGAGGCACCATTGGGTAATCCCGTGGTATTTGTAAACGAAGACAAAAACTACCACCTTCATACGGTGTGTCTGGA contains:
- a CDS encoding ubiquitin carrier protein, putative, producing the protein MCRVCRSLITVVMPCPISRLSKELKEVQRDPDNDVVLKLVESNNLFSWEAVLDGPPDTPYEGGSFCLRLQIPRDYPMVPPVAWFVTKVFHPNVNFDTGAVCLDILKSRWSPAWTISSVCRAIISLLTEPDARSPFNCDAGNLLRAGDVMGYNSLARMYAITEAGAPPFNDGE